The sequence TGCTTTCTTAATTTATTAAAGTTTTGTTGTCAATAGTATTTGTGatataaaatttgtgaatttcagaTCACCCATTCCTGGAGATTAAGAGTCAAAACCAAGAATCGGACATTTCTGGACAAACAGACACAAATGACCTTGGCTTTTGTCAGAACTCATGCCATGTCCACTGGGCAGATGAACTGACCAAAACATTACCGTGGGATTCTATACTGGACAACTCACTGACCAATTCAACCGATGATGACACTTTTTTGTCCTGCTCAAGTGGTCCAAGTCCAACTCACAAAGATGGTAACAGTCAGACCAATCTCTTGTCTAGTTCAAATGGCTCAAGTCTGAAGTACAACAATAATGTTCCAGCCAAGATTAAAGGAAAGATAACTCTCCTGCCAAACTCAAGTGGTCCAGACCCTAGGGATAAAGGGCAGACAACTCCCCTGTTCTGCTCAAATAGTGGTTATCTTAAGGGTAGTGACACTACTCCAGCGAACAGTAAAGGGCAGAAAACTCTCATGTCCTGTTCCAGCTATCCAAATTCTTCATGTTCCTCGGACACCATTCCAGCCAACAGTAAGGGGCAGACAACTCTACAAAATACTAATTCTAAAACTTTTTCTGGACATTTGAATGAGCAGTCATGTGGAAACTGTAATAAGGTATGTTAAGTGACAGAAAGATTATTGATTGTGACAAAGATGTAAATTTTAAGAATTGATGTCACTACAgtgtatttttcttattttatagATGTAGGGAAAAATATATGCATTAATATCAATGTTTATTACAATCTTTTTACACTACttgacaaaaaatgttttttttttttgtacgaTTCCATTAGTCTGTAAGttagatttagtatgaaaacaaagaaaaaaaaatattattgatatttgatgATGAAATATTAAGATTgacaaaatgaaattgtaatgtACCCCAGTATAAACAATATACTAGTATATGTATTGATGTTAAcaactaaaaaaaaatgtatagtaTGTACACTGATGCTTGTTTGATATTTGGTGTTATACTTGTTACATAACATGGTATTTTAAGCTATGGCATTTTGATTATAAGGGGTATGTTTAACATCAACTGATGATTTCTCTACCCACCTCTAGGTACGGGGTACATTTGGTCCCTCACCATTACAGAATTTAGAAAAGAAAAAGGTCAGATGTGACCGGAAGGTCCAGAACTGGCTGAACAGTACGAGCCCACAGACTCTTGTGGAGGATATGAGGAAGATCAGTCTTGAGTCCAAACCAATACACACATGGAAGCCACCTTCCTTACCAGTGGACCAAAATACGAGTGACTTGATATCACTGGATGAGAGCTTCTGTCAGCGCCATGCAGAGAAATCCTCCAATATTCACATGTCATCACTGAAAGAGAGTTTCAATGACTCTCTCCTTACTGATCAAGATGAGACTATTCCCTATGATTACCATGCTGAGGTGGAAGCACAGAAATCCTCTAGAACATCAACCCTTACAGAAGGTAGTGGAGATTCTGCCCAAGTGGAGTCTGATGATACTTTACTTTATGATGAAGCTACATCGGTGACAGATTGTGACATTCTGAACCAGAGTTTTGATCAGGTGTCTGTAGATAGTGGTGTCACAGTGGATTATGTGTACAGGGATCCAGAGGAAGGCATTGTTTTAGTGGAACGTAGAATCCCGTCACAGTGTGGCAGCACAGGTAGCACCCAGCGTTTGTCCTTTGAGAGCACCGGTACAATGCACACACTAGACTCTCAAGCCACACAAATCTACGACTGGAAATCTCTTTGTAAAATCCCTGGCCAGCGTAAGAGTGATGCTTCTGATCTAGATGAAGTCTGCTCTGTGCATTGTGAAGAAATTCCAGCTAATTTACGAAGTCTTAGTAATGATAATATACGTAGCAGGTTACAATTACTTGGAGACAACCCTGGACCGGTCACAGCTGCCACAAGACAAACGTATCTGATCAGGCTACAACAGGTGGAAAGAGATCCCCAGCTAGTACTGACAACAAAAGGTCCAGGTATATACAGATAGGGAAAAAAGAATCACTTGTTAATCGTTATGAAAATCATGAGAGGGGTCTTAGTGAGAACCCACAAGGTTAGACACGACCACATAACTTTTTACTCCCAAACTAAATATCAAACCCTGGCTTGGAGTTTGTAAAAAGGTATTTGTTGTCTAGaacttattttgtttatttaatattaaacatttgaatATAAGATGTAGCAATAGTTAAAATTCTCTTAGGAAAAATCTGTAGTACTTTTACCCAAAGATAATTGGCCCAATATAGCATTATGATGTTTTGTTTGTCAGGTTATTCATCAGCACTGCAGACTGCCTTAGAAGGAAACTATGACAGTAGTCTATCAGTTGGACTGGAAACCAAGATGGTGGCGGCCTTCCAAAATCCACGCCGAACCTGCCGATGGAGAGAAGGGACCATGAAATCCTCCTTTAATTATCTTCTTCTTGATCCACGTGTCACAAGAAATCTGCCAAACAGATGCTGTTCTCTTAGTAAGTATTTCTTCCAAGTCTTGTATAGATTTCTGTTGGTCAGCATACACTTTAGGGTAATCATCAATGATCATCGTCTGTCAGGCATTTGTAAACAATGAATCTGAAGTTCATGCCCCACTCTCCCAACCAAACATCCTACCCCTATACACACACCCTCTGATCTGAGGGGGTAGGGGCATAAACATAAAAGTACTCAAACTTCCATTAATATACTTTTATTTACATCTTACATTGCATAAAAATCATAGAAGAAGAGATGAACATGTACCATAGTATAGTTGAAATGAGGAGTCATACAGACAGTATGtttgttgtattctgtcctacAGTGCCCCATCGGTCATGTCCCATGGCCATGGCGATAGGAGCACAGGAAGAtgatgtaagggaggtaactctcaggaatgaataaatgtaataaagaaATGATGTTAATTTGAATTTCAGGTGAGTTGGACACCTTTAGGACGTTTGTCTCTGCAATATTTTACGTGGGAAAGGGTAAAAGAGCTCGTCCATACTGTCATCTGTACGAAGCCATCAACCAACTCAAATCTCCCAAGGATAAAGTAAGTATTGTCAAGTTTATCATGCAATATCAATGCTTTTGGTGAATTTCAAGTTTATGGAGTTTTGAATCTTGTGTTATAAAGAAATGTTAGTGTTGAAAATCTTTCAATTGAAAAGATTCAGAGCATGAATCGGTCTTGATTATGTTGTAAGTGTTCTTCATCAAAATCAAAGTCTTTGAAGTAGAAACTGGTGCCTGTGCTAAGTTACTGATCCAGTATATAGTTAATATGTACAACATAACATGGCTTCTTGGTTTGACCGTGTGTACCTATTCACTTCACTGTAGACAAAATATCAAGATTTTTGGCAATACTGTTAACGCTCATTTTGTGCTCTTTGGAAAACAAAACCTATGCAtttaagtattgtaattctcaaaatgttggtaactcaTAGTGGTGAATAATATAAGAAACTCTTCTTGATTGTGATTATGAAAATTATggcatatacaaaatgtataacttTCAATGTTGTTTTTACAGGTGAGTGAAAAGATTGAACGCATACTTGACATCTGGAGTTCGGGGGAGGGAGTTGTGTCCCTTCACTGTT is a genomic window of Argopecten irradians isolate NY chromosome 10, Ai_NY, whole genome shotgun sequence containing:
- the LOC138333064 gene encoding uncharacterized protein — translated: MAAETITHRLFGALNSEDLKEAEALLKASANPNDVLPVEGVACMHIASGLGLEATKLLLCYGGDPNIRSVDGTTPMHVATTWGDLDSLRILLLNGGDPLARDQEGNSCLDCAQSYGHTNCTKLLELYILMLTPDADSSQTPNIVYKPCESVDDLHIDSDNTLGRKYTKEDSLDLEDFLEWALDQDAGTYTNHINKKLRSHLTGHRNYSCDVTSPDHPFLEIKSQNQESDISGQTDTNDLGFCQNSCHVHWADELTKTLPWDSILDNSLTNSTDDDTFLSCSSGPSPTHKDGNSQTNLLSSSNGSSLKYNNNVPAKIKGKITLLPNSSGPDPRDKGQTTPLFCSNSGYLKGSDTTPANSKGQKTLMSCSSYPNSSCSSDTIPANSKGQTTLQNTNSKTFSGHLNEQSCGNCNKVRGTFGPSPLQNLEKKKVRCDRKVQNWLNSTSPQTLVEDMRKISLESKPIHTWKPPSLPVDQNTSDLISLDESFCQRHAEKSSNIHMSSLKESFNDSLLTDQDETIPYDYHAEVEAQKSSRTSTLTEGSGDSAQVESDDTLLYDEATSVTDCDILNQSFDQVSVDSGVTVDYVYRDPEEGIVLVERRIPSQCGSTGSTQRLSFESTGTMHTLDSQATQIYDWKSLCKIPGQRKSDASDLDEVCSVHCEEIPANLRSLSNDNIRSRLQLLGDNPGPVTAATRQTYLIRLQQVERDPQLVLTTKGPGYSSALQTALEGNYDSSLSVGLETKMVAAFQNPRRTCRWREGTMKSSFNYLLLDPRVTRNLPNRCCSLSELDTFRTFVSAIFYVGKGKRARPYCHLYEAINQLKSPKDKVSEKIERILDIWSSGEGVVSLHCFQSVIPVEAYTREACMVDAIGLSNLTNKKKGDYYGVSTTWSNKQRQHVGVLLLKKALQIFLGEGERQISPPDIKIGS